One genomic window of Ziziphus jujuba cultivar Dongzao chromosome 4, ASM3175591v1 includes the following:
- the LOC107415099 gene encoding cyclin-D3-2-like isoform X2, whose product MQFLKSLNSRARENDLFWEDHQLDSLIPKEEETHVCFSDLSSNGASLMARKESVDWILTVKAHYRFSAVAIVLAMNISRRSVLRLLLLLRASTFSVILPTQRSISGENLENEPRIMELRNQNY is encoded by the exons ATGCAATTTTTAAAGTCTTTAAACTCAAGAGCGAGGGAAAATGACTTATTCTGGGAAGATCATCAGCTTGACTCTCTAATCCCTAAAGAGGAAGAGACCCATGTTTGTTTCAGCGATTTGAGCTCGAATGGTGCTTCATTGATGGCTCGGAAAGAATCTGTGGACTGGATTTTGACTGTTAAGGCGCACTATAGGTTTTCTGCTGTGGCCATTGTTCTTGCCATGAACATCTCCCGTAGAAGcgttcttcgtcttcttcttcttcttcgagctTCGACCTTTTCTGTAATTCTTCCAACACAAAGAAGCATTTCGG GGGAGAACTTGGAAAATGAACCACGCATTATGGAGCTCAGAAATCAG AATTATTAG
- the LOC107415099 gene encoding cyclin-D3-2-like isoform X1 has translation MQFLKSLNSRARENDLFWEDHQLDSLIPKEEETHVCFSDLSSNGASLMARKESVDWILTVKAHYRFSAVAIVLAMNISRRSVLRLLLLLRASTFSVILPTQRSISGENLENEPRIMELRNQCRIIRTTELAAT, from the exons ATGCAATTTTTAAAGTCTTTAAACTCAAGAGCGAGGGAAAATGACTTATTCTGGGAAGATCATCAGCTTGACTCTCTAATCCCTAAAGAGGAAGAGACCCATGTTTGTTTCAGCGATTTGAGCTCGAATGGTGCTTCATTGATGGCTCGGAAAGAATCTGTGGACTGGATTTTGACTGTTAAGGCGCACTATAGGTTTTCTGCTGTGGCCATTGTTCTTGCCATGAACATCTCCCGTAGAAGcgttcttcgtcttcttcttcttcttcgagctTCGACCTTTTCTGTAATTCTTCCAACACAAAGAAGCATTTCGG GGGAGAACTTGGAAAATGAACCACGCATTATGGAGCTCAGAAATCAG TGCAGAATTATTAGAACAACAGAGTTGGCTGCTACATAG
- the LOC107415092 gene encoding peroxidase A2, with product MAGCLRIKGGGAVLLCAFLLVGISASYGQLSPTFYDETCPPLRSIVRGIIAQVLFTTDPRIAASLIRLHFHDCFVNGCDASLLLDDSTSASIVSEKGALANNNSVRGFDVIDDIKTAVEDACPGVVSCADILTIAATESVYLSGGPCWTVLLGRRDSLTANLTAVNDFIPRSIDPLDQLKNKFAVLGLNTSDLVALSGAHTFGRAQCLFFRQRLFNFNGTGAPDPTLNTTYLAELQQLCPEGGNTSVLANLDPTTPNVFDNNYFSNLQALKGLLQSDQILFSSDGADTVEFVNKFRASQRAFFESFVDSMIKMGNLSPLTGTDGEIRQNCRRINGDSTPTNTNYYGGFVATM from the exons ATGGCAGGGTGCCTAAGGATAAAGGGTGGTGGTGCTGTATTGCTCTGTGCTTTTTTGTTGGTAGGAATATCAGCGTCGTACGGACAGCTGAGTCCAACCTTTTATGATGAAACATGCCCGCCTCTAAGAAGCATTGTACGAGGAATAATCGCCCAAGTTCTCTTCACCACCGATCCCAGGATCGCTGCCAGCCTAATTCGCCTTCATTTCCACGACTGTTTTGTTAAT GGTTGCGATGCATCGTTATTGTTGGACGACAGCACCAGCGCCAGTATAGTCAGTGAAAAGGGAGCTCTGGCAAATAACAACTCGGTCAGGGGTTTCGATGTCATCGACGACATCAAGACGGCTGTGGAAGACGCTTGCCCTGGCGTTGTCTCTTGCGCTGACATACTCACCATTGCTGCTACCGAATCTGTTTatttg TCAGGAGGACCCTGTTGGACAGTCCTACTAGGAAGAAGGGATAGCTTAACAGCAAACCTAACAGCAGTCAACGATTTCATTCCACGTTCCATTGATCCTCTTGATCAGCTAAAGAACAAGTTCGCAGTTTTGGGCCTCAACACCTCCGACCTCGTTGCATTATCTG GTGCGCACACATTTGGGAGGGCCCAATGTCTATTTTTCAGGCAGCGGTTATTCAACTTCAACGGAACCGGGGCTCCAGACCCGACCCTTAACACAACTTACTTGGCAGAGCTCCAACAGCTTTGCCCAGAAGGTGGAAATACAAGTGTCCTAGCCAATCTTGATCCTACCACTCCCAATGTTTTTGACAACAATTACTTCTCCAATCTTCAAGCCCTCAAAGGTCTTCTCCAGAGTGATCAAATCCTGTTTTCCAGCGATGGGGCCGATACCGTTGAATTCGTTAACAAATTCAGGGCAAGTCAAAGAGCTTTCTTTGAGAGCTTTGTGGATTCCATGATCAAGATGGGGAATCTCAGCCCCCTCACCGGTACAGATGGAGAAATCAGACAGAATTGCAGGAGGATTAATGGGGATTCAACTCCTACTAACACAAACTACTATGGTGGCTTTGTTGCCACAATGTGA
- the LOC125421842 gene encoding peroxidase 54 yields MHRWNFECAFLVVGVSAWHGQLSPTFYDETCPPLRSIVRGMIAQVLFNTDPRIPASLIRLHFHDCFVNGCDASLLLDNSTSAGIDSEKGAPAKNNSVRGFDVIDDIKTAVEDACPGVVSCADVLTIAATESVYLSGGRCWTVLLGRRDGLTANRTAVNDFFPRPSEPFDQLKNKFAVLDLNISDLVALSGAHTFGTAHCLFFRNRLFDFNPTGAPDPILNTTYLADLQLFYYIDI; encoded by the exons ATGCATAGGTGGAACTTTGAA TGTGCGTTTTTGGTGGTAGGAGTATCAGCGTGGCACGGACAGCTGAGCCCAACGTTTTACGATGAAACATGCCCACCTCTAAGAAGCATTGTACGAGGAATGATCGCCCAAGTTCTCTTCAACACCGATCCCAGGATCCCGGCCAGCCTAATTCGCCTTCATTTCCATGACTGTTTTGTTAAT GGTTGCGATGCATCGTTATTGTTGGACAACAGCACCAGCGCCGGTATAGACAGTGAAAAGGGAGCTCCGGCAAAAAACAACTCGGTCAGGGGTTTCGATGTCATCGACGACATCAAGACGGCTGTGGAAGACGCTTGCCCTGGCGTTGTCTCTTGCGCTGATGTACTCACCATCGCTGCTACCGAATCTGTGTatttg tcCGGAGGACGCTGCTGGACAGTCCTACTAGGAAGAAGGGATGGCTTAACAGCAAACCGAACAGCAGTCAACGATTTCTTTCCACGTCCCAGTGAACCTTTTGATCAGCTCAAGAACAAGTTCGCGGTTCTGGACCTCAACATCTCCGATCTCGTTGCATTATCTG GTGCTCACACATTTGGGACGGCCCATTGTCTATTTTTTAGGAACCGGTTATTCGACTTCAACCCAACCGGGGCTCCAGACCCGATCCTTAACACAACCTACTTAGCAGACCTCCAATTATTCTATTATATTGACATATGA